A single Anopheles funestus chromosome 2RL, idAnoFuneDA-416_04, whole genome shotgun sequence DNA region contains:
- the LOC125761085 gene encoding TATA box-binding protein-associated factor RNA polymerase I subunit B, translating into MATATDRCEVCGLEDFILEDGFYYCTECGTKLLNKREIVDDEIDVGGHTFIRTEVVAGIQITSWEQMNYFLHGLTERLIELGAPEELKTTVLQIWCAYLNFAEIAFFRNTQHKRPRLSMQTHKWDLKLLFNRDFRKRPKSKAKEPAEMTSRRRRKQTQDMLTAEQNAFSQSQKSDLESMNDPSPARIPLRFQFNSRARKRLQEELKLDEEHIEWHEQQAPPEATCHSFPYYGKKCNTNVDDWSYVHRKSVLFAILYLALNQVSSTIQISDLLRWWEEGHLPFQNLQQFLPEEIDPACYSDTIAHLAMGQTFYECRMLVSLMATDLGIVPIHPDLLPICCRFLSEMALPLDLAPYIAKVISISPAIKQTVGYTYFPKYELHAMKYILFIMKLLFGLDGVIETKLDCSTEKLNESILASSKLSKLFVWHEWQRYVTMRRIILEQLHYPTSHYRTQWIVNRPIDSDLFLSYFQSCAIPDDDNMTGYKAGLIGTGHTLAKERIFHSLHTIIASATDKHSNKYSGQSRKHIQFDHSLEPQRSYFAEILNMNDNERQHVYIPEYMLTDHSKRTVAPFVNPMPLKKHILENQKVRLVTKTVKPTVKQIQMVSHKTHFANVVRYLNANKFAHVLHMDDSESSSCEDDNAESNILDYINSKTDKNHLSHGDMLRNTICRNILDELESNLRAADFAIVAKDTDLSWIKELKDEVYPFKNNPAVEEILPDEQRCCKTLPIALPNYYYWVNNTNTTNISHDDFEQRYFSTFPASFQFLLREAAYVTRCSTMELYLELNNLEKYVFDNYSRIK; encoded by the exons ATGGCTACCGCAACCGATAGATGTGAAGTGTGTGGTCTGGAAGATTTTATTCTAGAAGATGGTTTTTATTACTGTACTGAATGCGGAACAAAGCTCCTTAATAAACGTGAAATTGTGGATGACGAGATAGATGTTGGCGGTCACACGTTCATACGGACAGAAGTTGTGGCGGGAATCCAGATAACTAGCTGGGAACAAATGAATTACTTTCTTCACGGCCTCACGGAACGATTGATTGAATTGGGCGCTCCAGAAGAGCTAAAAACGACAGTTTTACAAATTTGGTGTGCCTATCTGAATTTTGCCGAAATAGCGTTCTTCCGCAATACACAACACAAGCGGCCGCGTTTGTCAATGCAAACTCATAAATG GGATTTGAAACTATTATTTAACCGAGATTTTCGGAAGCGACCCAAAAGCAAAGCCAAGGAACCAGCTGAAATGACGTCGAGGCGAAGGCGAAAGCAAACGCAAGATATGTTAACCGCAGAACAAAATGCATTTTCACAAAGTCAAAAATCGGACTTGGAATCCATGAACGATCCTAGTCCGGCTCGCATTCCGTTGCGTTTTCAATTCAACAGTCGAGCGCGTAAGCGATTGCAAGAGGAATTAAAACTTGATGAGGAGCACATAGAATGGCATGAGCAACAAGCACCCCCGGAAGCGACATGCCATTCCTTTCCCTATTACGGTAAAAAATGTAACACTAACGTAGACGACTGGTCATACGTTCATCGAAAATCCGTTTTATTCGCCATTCTATACCTTGCACTGAATCAAGTAAGCAGCACAATACAAATATCGGATCTCTTACGATGGTGGGAAGAAGGACACCTACCGTTTCAGAATTTACAACAGTTTTTACCGGAAGAAATAGATCCAGCTTGCTATTCTGATACAATAGCACATCTGGCGATGGGCCAAACATTTTACGAATGCAGAATGTTAGTGTCACTGATGGCTACAGACCTCGGAATAGTACCAATCCATCCAGATCTATTACCGATTTGCTGTAGATTTTTAAGTGAAATGGCGCTGCCACTCGATCTAGCGCCCTACATTGCCAAAGTGATCTCAATTTCGCCAGCCATTAAGCAAACGGTTGGATATACCTACTTTCCAAAGTACGAACTACACGCCATGAAGTACATATTGTTCATCATGAAGCTGCTGTTTGGTTTGGATGGAGTGATCGAAACCAAACTAGATTGCAGCACAGAGAAGCTCAACGAAAGTATTTTAGCTTCAAGCAAATTGTCTAAACTGTTCGTATGGCATGAGTGGCAACGATACGTGACTATGCGGCGCATCATACTGGAACAATTGCATTACCCAACAAGTCACTACCGCACCCAGTGGATAGTTAACCGGCCGATTGATAGCGATCTTTTTCTAAGCTATTTTCAGTCTTGTGCCATTCCAGATGATGATAATATGACCGGTTATAAAGCTGGTCTGATTGGAACAGGGCATACTCtggcaaaagaaagaatattTCATAGTTTACACACTATTATAGCATCAGCAACAgacaaacattcaaacaagTACAGTGGACAATCGAGAAAGCATATTCAATTCGATCATAGTTTGGAACCACAACGCTCGTATTTTGCAGAAATACTGAACATGAACGATAATGAGCGGCAACACGTGTACATTCCGGAGTACATGCTAACAGATCACAGCAAACGAACGGTAGCACCATTCGTCAATCCGATGCCTctgaaaaaacatattttggaGAACCAAAAAGTTAGGTTGGTGACGAAAACAGTTAAACCAACAGTCAAGCAAATCCAGATGGtttcgcacaaaacacattttgcgAACGTAGTGCgatatttaaatgcaaataagTTCGCCCATGTTCTCCATATGGATGACAGTGAATCGAGCAGTTGCGAAGATGACAACGCCGAAAGTAACATTTTGGATTACATCAACTCAAAAACCGATAAAAATCATCTTAGCCATGGGGATATGCTACGAAATACAATTTGCCGAAATATATTGGATGAATTAGAATCGAACCTCCGAGCGGCAGATTTTGCAATTGTAGCCAAAGACACGGACCTGTCGTGGATAAAAGAACTAAAAGATGAAGTGTATccttttaaaaacaatcctGCCGTAGAAGAAATTTTACCAGATGAGCAGCGTTGCTGTAAAACGCTTCCAATCGCACTACCGAATTATTACTACTGGGtgaacaacacaaacacgacGAACATTTCGCACGATGACTTCGAGCAGCGTTATTTCAGCACTTTTCCAGCCAGTTTTCAATTCCTTCTACGGGAAGCAGCTTACGTTACGCGGTGTTCCACGATGGAGTTATATTTAGAACTGAATAACctagaaaaatatgtttttgataACTACAGTCGAATAAAATGA
- the LOC125761091 gene encoding protein phosphatase PP2A 55 kDa regulatory subunit isoform X2, which yields MAGNGETSWCFSQIKGALDDDVTEADIISCVEFNHDGELLATGDKGGRVVIFQRDPSSKASTPRRGEYNVYSTFQSHEPEFDYLKSLEIEEKINKIRWLKRKNQSHFLLSTNDKTIKLWKVSERDKRVEGYNTREDNGSIRDPASINALRVPTIKPMDLMVEASPRRIFANAHTYHINSISVNSDQETYLSADDLRINLWHLEITDQSFNIVDIKPANMEELTEVITAAEFHPTDCNVFVYSSSKGTIRLCDMRSSALCDQHAKLFEEPEDVDVTNKSFFREIISSISDVKLSNSGRYMISRDYLSIKVWDLLMETRPIETYPVHEYLRTKLCSLYENDCIFDKFECCWNGSDSAIMTGSYNNFFRIFDRNTSKDVTLEASRDIIKPKTVLKPRKVCTGGKRKKDEISVDCLAFNKRILHTAWHPLENIIAVAATNNLFIFQDKF from the exons ATGGCCG GTAATGGCGAAACATCGTGGTGCTTTTCACAGATAAAGGGTGCCCTGGATGATGATGTTACCGAAGCCGACATCATTTCCTGCGTCGAGTTTAATCATGATGGTGAACTTTTGGCTACCGGTGACAAAGGAGGAAGGGTTGTTATATTTCAG AGAGATCCGTCTTCGAAGGCATCCACACCGCGACGTGGTGAATATAACGTGTATTCCACGTTTCAATCGCACGAGCCAGAGTTTGATTACTTAAAGTCGCTCGAGATCGAGGAGAAGATCAATAAAATCAGATGGCTGAAGCGAAAGAATCAGTCACATTTTCTGCTTTCGACCAACGACAAAACGATCAAGTTGTGGAAGGTGTCCGAGCGCGACAAGCGTGTGGAGGGTTACAACACGCGGGAAGACAATGGTAGCATTCGCGATCCGGCCTCGATCAATGCGCTGCGAGTTCCAACGATCAAACCGATGGATCTGATGGTGGAAGCGTCGCCACGTCGCATTTTTGCGAACGCACATACCTATCACATTAACTCGATCTCGGTGAACTCAGATCAGGAAACATACCTATCGGCGGATGATCTCCGGATTAACCTGTGGCATCTAGAAATTACAGACCAGAGTTTCAATATTGTCGACATTAAGCCGGCAAATATGGAGGAACTGACAGAAGTGATCACCGCGGCCGAGTTCCATCCGACAGATTGCAACGTGTTCGTTTACTCGAGCAGCAAGGGTACAATTAGGTTATGTGATATGCGCTCTTCGGCGTTATGCGACCAGCATGCAAAACTGTTCGAGGAGCCAGAAGATGTGGATGTaacaaataaaagttttttccGCGAAATAATCAGTTCTATTAGCGATGTAAAGCTGAGCAACTCCGGGCGCTACATGATCTCGCGGGACTATCTGAGTATTAAGGTGTGGGATTTGCTCATGGAAACGAGACCCATTGAAACGTATCCG GTTCATGAATACCTCCGTACAAAGCTGTGCTCGCTGTACGAGAATGATTGTATCTTCGACAAGTTCGAATGTTGCTGGAATGGCAGCGATTCGGCAATTATGACCGGCAGTTACAACAACTTCTTCCGCATCTTTGATCGTAACACGAGTAAGGACGTAACGCTGGAAGCGTCCCGGGACATTATCAAACCGAAGACAGTGTTGAAGCCGCGCAAAGTCTGCACCGGTGGCAAGCGGAAAAAGGACGAGATCAGCGTTGATTGTTTGGCCTTCAACAAACGAATTCTTCACACTGCTTGGCATCCGCTCGAAAACATCATCGCCGTGGCCGCAAccaataatttattcatatttcaGGATAAGTTTTAG
- the LOC125761091 gene encoding serine/threonine-protein phosphatase 2A 55 kDa regulatory subunit B alpha isoform isoform X1, which translates to MKSKVQTSFRQNASSIGRWGRSTTNPVTIPGSTASGTAEGYSYTLTSSPSPPNSPPINMPPPIPPRPVIRQSSFTKIGYMINTAVNGTKKQFSSSSSNSSSSNSGNGETSWCFSQIKGALDDDVTEADIISCVEFNHDGELLATGDKGGRVVIFQRDPSSKASTPRRGEYNVYSTFQSHEPEFDYLKSLEIEEKINKIRWLKRKNQSHFLLSTNDKTIKLWKVSERDKRVEGYNTREDNGSIRDPASINALRVPTIKPMDLMVEASPRRIFANAHTYHINSISVNSDQETYLSADDLRINLWHLEITDQSFNIVDIKPANMEELTEVITAAEFHPTDCNVFVYSSSKGTIRLCDMRSSALCDQHAKLFEEPEDVDVTNKSFFREIISSISDVKLSNSGRYMISRDYLSIKVWDLLMETRPIETYPVHEYLRTKLCSLYENDCIFDKFECCWNGSDSAIMTGSYNNFFRIFDRNTSKDVTLEASRDIIKPKTVLKPRKVCTGGKRKKDEISVDCLAFNKRILHTAWHPLENIIAVAATNNLFIFQDKF; encoded by the exons atgaagT CTAAAGTACAGACGAGCTTTAGACAGAATGCGTCATCAATTGGGCGATGGGGACGATCGACAACGAACCCGGTAACCATTCCAGGCAGTACGGCCAGCGGAACGGCTGAGGGATACAGCTACACGTTGACCAGCAGCCCTAGTCCTCCAAACAGTCCTCCCATCAATATGCCACCGCCAATACCACCTCGACCTGTGATACGACAGTCCAGCTTCACGAAGATAGGATACATGATCAATACGGCCGTCAATGGAACTAAAAAGCAAttcagcagcagtagcagcaacagcagcagtagtaacaGTG GTAATGGCGAAACATCGTGGTGCTTTTCACAGATAAAGGGTGCCCTGGATGATGATGTTACCGAAGCCGACATCATTTCCTGCGTCGAGTTTAATCATGATGGTGAACTTTTGGCTACCGGTGACAAAGGAGGAAGGGTTGTTATATTTCAG AGAGATCCGTCTTCGAAGGCATCCACACCGCGACGTGGTGAATATAACGTGTATTCCACGTTTCAATCGCACGAGCCAGAGTTTGATTACTTAAAGTCGCTCGAGATCGAGGAGAAGATCAATAAAATCAGATGGCTGAAGCGAAAGAATCAGTCACATTTTCTGCTTTCGACCAACGACAAAACGATCAAGTTGTGGAAGGTGTCCGAGCGCGACAAGCGTGTGGAGGGTTACAACACGCGGGAAGACAATGGTAGCATTCGCGATCCGGCCTCGATCAATGCGCTGCGAGTTCCAACGATCAAACCGATGGATCTGATGGTGGAAGCGTCGCCACGTCGCATTTTTGCGAACGCACATACCTATCACATTAACTCGATCTCGGTGAACTCAGATCAGGAAACATACCTATCGGCGGATGATCTCCGGATTAACCTGTGGCATCTAGAAATTACAGACCAGAGTTTCAATATTGTCGACATTAAGCCGGCAAATATGGAGGAACTGACAGAAGTGATCACCGCGGCCGAGTTCCATCCGACAGATTGCAACGTGTTCGTTTACTCGAGCAGCAAGGGTACAATTAGGTTATGTGATATGCGCTCTTCGGCGTTATGCGACCAGCATGCAAAACTGTTCGAGGAGCCAGAAGATGTGGATGTaacaaataaaagttttttccGCGAAATAATCAGTTCTATTAGCGATGTAAAGCTGAGCAACTCCGGGCGCTACATGATCTCGCGGGACTATCTGAGTATTAAGGTGTGGGATTTGCTCATGGAAACGAGACCCATTGAAACGTATCCG GTTCATGAATACCTCCGTACAAAGCTGTGCTCGCTGTACGAGAATGATTGTATCTTCGACAAGTTCGAATGTTGCTGGAATGGCAGCGATTCGGCAATTATGACCGGCAGTTACAACAACTTCTTCCGCATCTTTGATCGTAACACGAGTAAGGACGTAACGCTGGAAGCGTCCCGGGACATTATCAAACCGAAGACAGTGTTGAAGCCGCGCAAAGTCTGCACCGGTGGCAAGCGGAAAAAGGACGAGATCAGCGTTGATTGTTTGGCCTTCAACAAACGAATTCTTCACACTGCTTGGCATCCGCTCGAAAACATCATCGCCGTGGCCGCAAccaataatttattcatatttcaGGATAAGTTTTAG